In Candidatus Acidulodesulfobacterium acidiphilum, the following are encoded in one genomic region:
- the fabF gene encoding beta-ketoacyl-[acyl-carrier-protein] synthase II: MEKINCKRRVVVTGYSMITALGNDAETSWERMIKGESGVGRITRFDTEGYTTKIAGEVKGFDPEKFIEKKEVKKMDQFIHYAVAASKMALDMSGLQINDANAHKIGVWIGAGIGGLMTIEKYHTMLLESGPKKISPFFIPMLLINLAPGQVSIMTGAKGPNASTVSACSTGTNSIGDAYKIIARGDADAMIAGGAESTISPLCISGFNAMKALSTRNDEPDKASRPFDKQRDGFVVSEGAGILILEEMNSALERGAKIYAEIVGYGVSSDAYHLSTPDPEAKGAYYSMKNAIEDGGINPADLDYVNAHGTSTYYNDLNETKAIKQLFGDKAYKLKISSIKSMIGHSLGAAGGIEAVATVLTVKTGIIPPTINLEERDEECDLDYVPNTAQKGDIKFAISNSFGFGGTNATLVFKKWEG, encoded by the coding sequence ATGGAAAAAATTAATTGCAAAAGAAGGGTCGTCGTAACAGGATATTCCATGATTACGGCGCTCGGCAACGACGCAGAAACTTCATGGGAAAGAATGATCAAAGGAGAAAGCGGCGTAGGACGCATTACAAGATTTGATACCGAAGGCTATACGACAAAAATAGCCGGCGAAGTTAAAGGATTTGATCCGGAAAAATTTATAGAAAAAAAAGAAGTTAAAAAGATGGATCAGTTCATACACTATGCCGTAGCAGCGTCTAAGATGGCTTTAGATATGTCGGGGCTTCAAATTAACGATGCTAACGCCCACAAGATAGGCGTTTGGATTGGAGCCGGCATAGGCGGTCTTATGACTATAGAAAAATATCACACTATGCTTTTAGAGAGCGGACCCAAAAAGATTTCCCCGTTTTTTATACCGATGCTTTTGATAAATCTTGCTCCGGGGCAGGTTTCTATAATGACCGGAGCAAAAGGGCCTAACGCAAGTACGGTATCGGCTTGTTCAACCGGTACAAATTCTATCGGAGACGCTTATAAAATTATTGCAAGAGGCGATGCCGACGCAATGATAGCCGGAGGAGCCGAATCGACTATATCGCCTCTGTGTATTTCGGGTTTTAACGCTATGAAAGCTCTTTCCACAAGGAACGACGAACCCGATAAGGCTTCAAGGCCGTTTGATAAACAAAGGGACGGTTTCGTAGTCAGCGAAGGCGCAGGCATATTAATTTTGGAAGAAATGAATTCCGCGCTTGAAAGAGGAGCAAAAATATATGCCGAGATAGTAGGATACGGAGTGTCTTCGGACGCATATCATTTATCTACGCCGGATCCCGAAGCTAAAGGCGCGTATTACAGCATGAAAAATGCGATTGAAGACGGAGGGATAAATCCAGCCGACTTGGATTACGTAAATGCCCACGGGACGTCGACTTATTATAACGATTTAAATGAAACCAAAGCTATAAAACAGCTTTTTGGAGATAAAGCGTATAAACTTAAAATAAGTTCTATTAAATCTATGATAGGGCACTCATTAGGAGCCGCAGGAGGAATAGAGGCGGTTGCTACAGTGTTGACCGTTAAAACGGGAATTATACCGCCGACTATTAATCTTGAAGAAAGGGATGAAGAATGCGATCTGGATTACGTCCCTAACACGGCTCAAAAAGGGGACATAAAGTTTGCCATATCGAATTCTTTCGGCTTCGGCGGCACTAACGCTACGTTAGTCTTTAAAAAATGGGAGGGTTGA
- the fabK gene encoding enoyl-[acyl-carrier-protein] reductase FabK, with protein sequence MIKSPICDILGIKYPVFQGGMAWASNHRLAAAVSNAGGLGIIGAGQMPPELVVQEIRKAKENTDKPFGVNLILYLSYIEELIDAVIKEKVAIVTTGAGNAGPYIKKFHDAGIKVIPVIPSTALAKRMEKAGADAVIAEGTESGGHIGEITTMALVPQVADAVNIPVIAAGGIADYRGFAAALCLGASGIQMGTRFLATKECHIHQNWKNSVIKASDRDTVVTGRPTGHPVRVLKNKLAKMFLELEEKCAPIEEYEKLGTGKLKAASVDGDAEMGSLMSGQIAGLIKEEKTVKEVIDEIVSQTEAFFKNAGKFVAN encoded by the coding sequence ATGATAAAATCTCCTATCTGCGATATTCTTGGAATAAAATATCCGGTATTTCAGGGCGGTATGGCATGGGCGTCAAACCACAGGCTTGCCGCGGCCGTTTCAAATGCGGGAGGTTTGGGTATTATAGGCGCCGGACAGATGCCGCCGGAACTTGTCGTGCAGGAAATAAGAAAAGCAAAAGAAAACACGGACAAACCGTTCGGAGTAAATCTTATATTGTATTTAAGCTATATCGAAGAGCTTATAGATGCGGTAATAAAAGAAAAAGTCGCGATAGTTACGACAGGGGCGGGCAATGCGGGCCCTTACATAAAAAAGTTTCATGATGCCGGAATAAAGGTTATACCCGTTATACCTTCTACGGCTCTTGCAAAAAGAATGGAAAAAGCCGGAGCGGATGCCGTAATTGCGGAAGGCACGGAATCGGGAGGACATATAGGAGAAATTACTACTATGGCTTTGGTTCCGCAGGTTGCCGATGCCGTTAATATTCCGGTAATAGCCGCAGGCGGCATTGCCGATTACAGGGGTTTTGCGGCGGCGTTATGTCTCGGCGCAAGCGGCATTCAAATGGGAACGAGGTTTCTTGCGACTAAGGAGTGTCATATACATCAGAACTGGAAAAATTCCGTTATAAAAGCGTCAGACAGAGATACCGTCGTTACGGGAAGACCGACCGGCCATCCCGTCAGAGTTTTAAAAAACAAGCTTGCAAAAATGTTTCTTGAGCTTGAAGAAAAATGCGCGCCTATCGAAGAATACGAAAAACTTGGAACAGGAAAATTAAAAGCGGCGTCGGTTGACGGAGATGCGGAAATGGGTTCTTTAATGAGCGGGCAGATAGCAGGCCTTATAAAAGAAGAAAAAACGGTCAAAGAAGTTATCGATGAAATTGTTTCGCAGACGGAAGCGTTTTTTAAAAACGCAGGAAAGTTTGTAGCGAATTAA
- the plsX gene encoding phosphate acyltransferase PlsX, translating to MRIALDGFGSDKAPEPEVMGAIAAVESNKDIEITITGDETVLKDAIKKNNYNGSRIKIVHAPERITMEDSPSAIVRNKKNSSMRIAYELVKKNEADAIISAGNSGASLAIAMFVFKRINGIDRPAIATIMPAVGGYTVLIDAGANVDVKPYHLAEFAIMGSEYASFMKGIDNPKVGLLSNGEEASKGNDLTREAFAIIKNTDLNFYGYVEGREVFNGKVDVVVCDGFTGNVILKAAETLAETIFNLLREEINKSFMAKCGFFMARKSLKKFKKLVDHNEYGGAPLLGVNGAAFIAHGGASSKALTSAILVAKHFVEKGIIHNISNKIEANAQNIPN from the coding sequence ATTAGAATAGCTTTGGACGGTTTCGGTTCCGATAAGGCTCCGGAACCTGAAGTTATGGGAGCTATAGCCGCAGTTGAGTCCAATAAGGATATAGAAATAACTATAACCGGCGATGAAACCGTTTTAAAGGATGCTATTAAAAAAAATAACTATAACGGCTCCAGAATTAAAATAGTTCATGCGCCTGAACGCATAACGATGGAAGATTCGCCTTCGGCTATAGTAAGAAATAAAAAAAATTCTTCAATGCGTATCGCTTACGAATTAGTAAAAAAGAATGAAGCAGATGCAATTATAAGCGCAGGAAACAGCGGTGCATCTCTGGCTATAGCCATGTTTGTTTTTAAAAGAATTAACGGAATAGACAGACCTGCGATTGCAACGATTATGCCTGCAGTCGGAGGATATACCGTTTTAATAGACGCAGGGGCTAACGTTGACGTTAAACCTTATCATCTTGCGGAATTTGCCATAATGGGTTCGGAATATGCTTCGTTTATGAAAGGAATAGACAATCCAAAGGTAGGATTGTTAAGCAACGGCGAAGAAGCATCTAAAGGTAACGATCTGACGAGGGAAGCATTTGCTATAATTAAAAATACCGATTTAAATTTTTACGGCTACGTGGAAGGAAGGGAAGTGTTTAACGGCAAAGTTGACGTCGTCGTTTGCGACGGTTTTACGGGAAACGTTATATTGAAAGCGGCGGAAACATTGGCGGAGACGATTTTTAATCTTTTAAGGGAAGAGATAAATAAAAGTTTTATGGCAAAGTGCGGTTTTTTTATGGCAAGAAAATCTTTAAAAAAATTTAAAAAGCTCGTGGACCATAACGAATACGGCGGAGCGCCGTTACTCGGCGTTAACGGAGCCGCTTTTATCGCTCACGGCGGAGCAAGTTCAAAAGCTTTAACGAGCGCAATATTGGTAGCAAAGCATTTCGTCGAAAAAGGCATAATACATAATATAAGCAATAAAATAGAAGCAAATGCCCAAAATATCCCAAATTAA
- the fabG gene encoding 3-oxoacyl-[acyl-carrier-protein] reductase, whose amino-acid sequence MSVKIDLKGKVSVVTGGSSGIGLSISKVLLNAGARVIIIDIDDKRFETVKDEIKKISENFDFYTSNVKNSEKISDTVNAIIAKESKIDILVNNAGIVKDGLLIRMSDEDWLDVINVNLNGMFYITKNVLKHMFKAKSGRIISIASVIGEIGNTGQANYAASKAGIIAFTKSIAKEYAARGILANAIAPGFIRTVMTDKLPEDVKDAIKKSIPLNKIAEPEEIANAVLFLCSELSAYITGTVLNVNGGMYM is encoded by the coding sequence ATGTCCGTTAAAATAGACCTGAAAGGCAAAGTTTCCGTTGTGACGGGAGGTTCTTCCGGAATAGGACTGTCTATATCTAAGGTTTTGCTTAATGCAGGCGCAAGAGTTATAATAATCGACATAGACGATAAAAGATTTGAAACCGTTAAGGATGAAATAAAAAAAATATCGGAAAATTTTGATTTTTATACTTCAAACGTTAAAAATTCAGAAAAAATTTCCGATACTGTTAATGCGATTATAGCTAAAGAATCTAAAATAGATATTCTCGTCAATAATGCAGGAATAGTTAAAGACGGCCTGCTTATAAGGATGAGCGACGAAGACTGGTTAGACGTTATAAACGTTAATCTTAACGGTATGTTCTATATTACCAAAAATGTATTAAAACATATGTTTAAGGCAAAGTCAGGAAGAATAATAAGCATAGCCTCGGTTATAGGAGAAATAGGCAATACGGGACAGGCTAACTATGCCGCTTCTAAAGCAGGAATTATAGCTTTTACAAAATCTATAGCAAAAGAATATGCGGCGAGAGGAATACTCGCAAATGCGATAGCCCCCGGATTTATAAGGACGGTAATGACGGATAAATTGCCTGAAGACGTAAAAGATGCTATTAAAAAAAGTATTCCTTTAAACAAAATAGCCGAACCGGAGGAGATAGCAAACGCCGTTCTCTTCCTGTGTTCGGAACTTTCAGCCTATATTACCGGCACAGTTTTAAACGTCAACGGCGGGATGTATATGTAA
- a CDS encoding serine hydroxymethyltransferase, with the protein MDFKNLEETDIEVYEFIKKEVNRQRNSIELIASENFVSPAVMQAQGSVLTNKYAEGYPKKRYYGGCGYIDDIEQLAIDRIKKIFNAEYANVQPHSGSQANMAIFYAFLKPGDTVLGMDLSHGGHLTHGSPVNFSGKYFNIIPYGVNKSTETIDYEELRKIAIENKPKMIIAGASAYPRIIDFKKFKDIADEVGCYLMVDMAHIAGLVAADLHPNPVPYADFVTTTTHKTLRGPRGGIILAKAKYEKELNSAIFPGIQGGPLEHVIAAKAVAFKEALSENFKNYQRQVVFNAAALANTLQSNGFSLISGGTDNHLMLVDFRKSEMTGKQAEALLDEVGITVNKNKIPFDERSPFVTSGIRIGTPAVTTRGMKENEMVKIGEFIVEVLKNPGDETVKNDIKQEVHALCAKFPLYETLL; encoded by the coding sequence TTGGATTTTAAAAATCTTGAAGAAACAGATATCGAAGTTTACGAGTTTATAAAAAAAGAGGTCAACAGACAAAGAAACTCAATAGAATTGATAGCTTCCGAAAATTTTGTATCTCCTGCGGTTATGCAGGCGCAGGGTTCCGTTTTAACGAACAAATATGCGGAAGGATATCCAAAAAAAAGATATTACGGCGGATGCGGCTATATAGACGATATAGAACAGCTTGCAATAGACAGGATTAAAAAAATATTTAACGCCGAATATGCAAACGTTCAGCCTCATTCCGGATCTCAGGCAAATATGGCCATATTTTACGCTTTTTTAAAACCCGGCGATACCGTTCTCGGAATGGATTTATCCCACGGAGGACATTTAACTCACGGAAGTCCCGTAAATTTTTCAGGCAAATATTTCAATATTATTCCTTACGGAGTAAATAAATCTACGGAGACTATAGACTACGAAGAATTAAGAAAAATAGCCATAGAAAATAAACCTAAAATGATAATTGCCGGCGCAAGCGCATATCCTAGAATTATAGATTTTAAAAAATTCAAGGATATAGCAGATGAGGTTGGTTGCTATCTTATGGTGGACATGGCGCATATAGCCGGATTGGTAGCGGCGGATCTTCATCCAAACCCAGTACCTTATGCCGATTTTGTAACTACTACGACGCATAAGACGCTAAGGGGTCCCAGAGGAGGAATTATACTTGCAAAGGCTAAATACGAAAAGGAGCTTAACTCGGCAATATTTCCAGGAATTCAGGGCGGTCCGCTCGAGCATGTAATTGCCGCAAAAGCCGTGGCTTTCAAAGAAGCGTTAAGCGAAAATTTTAAAAATTATCAGAGGCAGGTCGTGTTTAATGCCGCGGCTCTTGCCAATACGCTTCAAAGTAACGGTTTTTCCTTGATATCCGGCGGTACGGATAATCACTTGATGCTTGTAGATTTCAGAAAATCGGAAATGACCGGCAAACAGGCGGAGGCATTACTAGACGAAGTAGGTATAACAGTAAATAAAAACAAGATTCCGTTCGACGAAAGATCTCCTTTCGTTACAAGCGGAATAAGGATAGGTACTCCGGCGGTTACGACAAGAGGCATGAAGGAAAACGAGATGGTAAAAATAGGCGAATTTATAGTAGAAGTTTTAAAAAATCCCGGCGACGAAACAGTCAAAAACGACATAAAACAAGAAGTACATGCTTTATGCGCCAAGTTCCCTCTGTATGAAACATTATTATGA
- a CDS encoding ketoacyl-ACP synthase III, giving the protein MIYSKITGIGSFVPKKVLTNEELCNIVDTSDEWIMSRTGIKERRIAEKGLTTSDIAAASAKKALDVSGLKPEDIELVLVGTITPDMIFPSTACIVQDKLGLKNAAAFDISAGCSGFIYSLSVADSFIKSGKYKNVLVIGADLLSRITDYEDRSTCVLFGDGGGAAVLTANIQNNRGILSTHMHSEGGHDDILMLKAGGSLMPASHESVNGREHYIKMKGSELFRYAVNYLKDIAQEAIDFNGLKPEDIDLFVPHQANIRIIEATAKKLKFPMERVFVNVEKYGNTSSGSIPIALDEAYSSGRIKENDIVLIDAIGAGLTWASSIIRW; this is encoded by the coding sequence TTGATTTATTCAAAAATAACCGGTATCGGCTCTTTCGTTCCTAAAAAAGTGTTGACGAACGAAGAACTGTGCAATATAGTGGACACGTCCGACGAATGGATTATGTCCAGGACGGGCATAAAAGAAAGGAGAATTGCGGAAAAAGGTTTGACGACCTCCGACATAGCGGCGGCTTCCGCAAAAAAAGCCTTAGATGTTTCAGGTTTAAAACCGGAAGATATTGAGCTTGTGCTTGTCGGAACTATCACCCCTGATATGATTTTCCCGTCGACTGCCTGCATAGTACAGGACAAATTGGGACTTAAGAATGCGGCTGCTTTTGATATCAGTGCTGGATGCAGCGGTTTTATATATTCGTTGTCCGTAGCCGACAGTTTTATTAAATCCGGAAAATATAAAAATGTTTTAGTTATAGGAGCCGATCTGCTTTCAAGAATTACGGATTACGAAGACAGATCGACCTGCGTTTTATTCGGAGACGGGGGGGGCGCTGCGGTGTTGACGGCAAATATTCAAAATAACCGCGGTATTCTTTCTACACATATGCATTCCGAAGGCGGACACGACGATATTTTAATGCTTAAAGCCGGCGGCTCTTTGATGCCGGCCAGTCACGAAAGCGTCAACGGCCGCGAGCATTATATAAAAATGAAAGGTTCCGAACTGTTCAGATATGCCGTAAATTATCTTAAAGATATAGCCCAGGAAGCCATAGATTTTAACGGACTTAAACCGGAAGATATAGATTTATTCGTTCCGCACCAGGCCAACATCAGAATTATAGAAGCTACGGCAAAGAAATTAAAATTTCCCATGGAAAGAGTTTTCGTTAACGTGGAAAAATACGGAAATACTTCAAGCGGGTCGATACCGATTGCTCTCGACGAAGCTTATTCGTCGGGCAGAATTAAAGAAAACGACATAGTGCTTATAGATGCTATAGGCGCAGGTTTAACCTGGGCTTCTTCTATAATAAGGTGGTAG
- the rpiB gene encoding ribose 5-phosphate isomerase B: MIYLGSDHAGFELKESIKDALEKKGVKYLDIGTDSLKSVDYPDYALKVAEKVKEDKDANSFGILVCGTGIGMEITANKVDGIRAALVYDEYTSQVAKEHNNANIITMGGRTTTPTEALRFIDRFMSAKYEGGRHENRINKISSIEKLNI; the protein is encoded by the coding sequence ATGATATATTTAGGTTCTGATCATGCCGGTTTTGAATTAAAAGAATCTATAAAAGATGCGCTTGAAAAAAAAGGCGTAAAGTATCTCGATATTGGGACGGATTCTTTAAAGAGCGTGGATTATCCGGATTATGCGCTGAAAGTAGCCGAAAAAGTCAAAGAAGATAAAGATGCAAATTCTTTTGGAATATTAGTATGCGGTACCGGAATAGGAATGGAAATAACGGCAAATAAAGTTGACGGGATCAGGGCGGCGTTAGTATACGACGAATATACTTCGCAGGTTGCGAAAGAGCATAACAACGCTAATATAATAACGATGGGCGGAAGGACTACTACTCCCACGGAAGCATTAAGATTTATAGACAGGTTTATGTCTGCAAAATATGAAGGAGGCAGGCATGAAAACAGAATTAATAAAATAAGTTCTATAGAGAAACTAAATATATAA
- a CDS encoding 50S ribosomal protein L32 produces MANPKKRHSKCRRDKRRTHDSLTPVNYSKCPNCGEPLLPHRMCPSCKTYKGRKIVAEKAQEKS; encoded by the coding sequence ATGGCAAATCCAAAGAAAAGACATTCAAAATGCAGAAGGGATAAAAGAAGGACGCACGACAGCCTTACGCCCGTTAATTATTCAAAATGTCCTAATTGCGGCGAACCGCTTCTTCCGCACAGGATGTGTCCCAGCTGTAAAACTTACAAAGGTAGAAAAATAGTAGCAGAAAAAGCGCAGGAAAAATCTTAA
- the nrdR gene encoding transcriptional repressor NrdR: protein MKCPFCLNDDDKVVDSRISKDGRSTKRKRQCNVCGKRFTTLETVISSSPLIIKKDGRRESFDRQKVLNGLIKACEKRPVPYYNIEEIVISIEKWFEETNLKEIKSEEIGKHVLNKLKNLDAISYVRFASVYLSFKDINELYENVSELIKKKS from the coding sequence ATGAAATGCCCTTTTTGCCTTAACGACGACGACAAAGTCGTAGATTCGAGAATATCGAAAGACGGTAGATCTACTAAACGAAAAAGGCAGTGTAACGTCTGCGGAAAAAGGTTTACGACTTTAGAAACCGTTATTTCTTCATCTCCTTTAATAATTAAAAAAGACGGAAGAAGAGAATCGTTCGACAGGCAAAAAGTTCTCAACGGTTTAATAAAAGCATGCGAGAAAAGGCCCGTTCCGTACTACAACATAGAAGAAATAGTAATTTCAATAGAGAAATGGTTCGAGGAAACTAATTTAAAAGAGATAAAAAGCGAAGAAATAGGAAAGCATGTCTTAAATAAATTAAAAAATTTGGATGCAATAAGTTACGTCCGGTTTGCTTCCGTCTATCTTTCCTTTAAAGATATAAACGAGTTATACGAAAATGTCTCCGAACTCATCAAAAAAAAATCTTAA
- a CDS encoding acyl carrier protein, with the protein MSVESKVKEIIVEQLGVTPDEVTNEASFVEDLGADSLDTVELVMAFEEEFGIEISDEDAEKIKTVQDAVSYIDEHTK; encoded by the coding sequence ATGTCAGTGGAGAGCAAGGTTAAAGAGATTATCGTCGAGCAGTTGGGAGTTACGCCCGATGAAGTTACAAACGAAGCTTCTTTCGTTGAGGATCTCGGAGCAGATTCTTTAGATACCGTCGAATTAGTTATGGCTTTCGAGGAAGAATTCGGAATAGAAATATCCGACGAAGATGCCGAAAAAATTAAAACGGTTCAGGATGCCGTTTCATATATCGACGAACATACAAAATAA
- the fabD gene encoding [acyl-carrier-protein] S-malonyltransferase: MEIEKSLNLNSNIAFVFPGQGSQHIGMGRDFFENFNEARHILEESSDILKQDMKDLILGGNESELNLTENTQPALLTVSIAILRVIEKEFGLKPKCVSGHSLGEYTANVSAGSIDFDYALLIVKKRGLFMQTACPVGFGKMAAVIGLDDGIIKNVIKEINTSKNEEGVFIANLNSSVQTVISGISSFIDETCALLKEKGAKKIVMIPVSAPFHTPFMAKAKENLSLFIDANRFNDAGFEIFSNATSLNYFKKDDAVKLLLEQITSPVMWKDLVINMEKISGVTKFIEIGPSNVLSGLIKRIDKNVDAVSINSVDSLKEFEKIKLEN, translated from the coding sequence ATGGAAATAGAAAAATCTTTAAATTTAAATTCAAATATTGCTTTTGTTTTTCCCGGTCAAGGTTCTCAGCATATAGGGATGGGGAGAGATTTTTTTGAAAATTTTAACGAAGCTCGCCATATCTTGGAAGAATCTTCGGACATCTTAAAGCAGGATATGAAAGATTTAATTCTCGGCGGCAACGAAAGCGAGTTGAACTTGACGGAAAATACGCAACCTGCACTTTTGACCGTAAGCATTGCTATACTTAGAGTGATAGAAAAAGAATTCGGCTTAAAGCCGAAATGCGTATCAGGACATAGCTTGGGAGAATATACCGCAAATGTTTCTGCCGGAAGCATCGATTTTGATTACGCTCTCTTAATAGTCAAGAAAAGAGGATTGTTTATGCAGACGGCTTGTCCGGTAGGTTTCGGCAAAATGGCGGCAGTTATAGGCCTTGACGACGGCATAATAAAAAACGTTATAAAAGAAATAAATACTTCAAAAAATGAAGAAGGAGTTTTTATAGCAAACTTAAATTCTTCGGTTCAGACGGTAATATCCGGAATTTCGTCTTTTATAGACGAAACTTGTGCGCTGCTTAAGGAAAAAGGAGCAAAAAAAATAGTTATGATTCCAGTAAGCGCTCCGTTTCATACGCCTTTTATGGCTAAAGCAAAGGAAAACCTTTCATTGTTTATAGACGCAAACCGTTTTAACGATGCCGGTTTTGAAATATTTTCTAACGCAACGTCGCTTAATTATTTTAAAAAAGACGATGCCGTCAAACTGCTTTTAGAGCAGATAACGTCGCCGGTTATGTGGAAAGATTTAGTGATAAATATGGAGAAAATATCCGGAGTTACTAAATTTATAGAAATTGGACCGTCAAACGTATTAAGCGGATTAATTAAAAGAATAGATAAAAATGTAGACGCAGTCTCAATTAATTCCGTGGATTCGCTTAAAGAATTCGAGAAAATAAAATTAGAAAATTGA
- the ribD gene encoding bifunctional diaminohydroxyphosphoribosylaminopyrimidine deaminase/5-amino-6-(5-phosphoribosylamino)uracil reductase RibD, translating to MSPNSSKKNLNKHTYDKDEYFIARALNLAKKGQGLTSPNPAVGAVVVKNGIIVGEGFHEKAGQPHAEVIALNNAGKDAEGGTIYVTLEPCSHFGKTPPCVHKIKESGIKRVVSAIKDPNPLVSGKGLEYLLNNGIEVKDGVLSKEANRINEIFFKYITTGMPFITVKEAVTLDGNLGYKTDTEKVYISSPKSLEYTHYIRFINDAVMISAKTLIKDDPSLDVRINKSDMKEKFLKKRWTKIVLDSYLNTPPNSKIFKSHGDVLIFASNDYDEAKVKRKKQLEEKGAIIADVYYNIKEGKKLLNLEYVFKKCGELKITGILAEAGPELFSSLIKEKFCDKLIFNVTPYILGRKNGLDLFGLINFEFNEKINFSDLTVKKIKDDVFLSYYPEFA from the coding sequence ATGTCTCCGAACTCATCAAAAAAAAATCTTAATAAACATACATACGACAAAGACGAATATTTTATAGCCAGAGCTTTAAATCTTGCAAAAAAAGGACAAGGATTAACTTCTCCCAATCCAGCCGTCGGAGCCGTAGTAGTTAAAAACGGTATTATAGTCGGCGAAGGATTTCACGAAAAAGCGGGTCAGCCCCATGCGGAAGTTATAGCTTTAAATAATGCGGGAAAAGATGCCGAAGGCGGTACTATATACGTAACGTTAGAACCGTGCAGCCATTTCGGAAAAACTCCTCCGTGCGTGCATAAAATTAAAGAGTCCGGAATAAAAAGAGTAGTATCGGCGATTAAGGACCCAAACCCTTTGGTATCGGGAAAAGGATTGGAATATTTACTAAATAACGGTATTGAAGTAAAAGACGGCGTTCTCTCAAAAGAAGCTAATCGGATTAACGAAATTTTTTTTAAATACATAACTACGGGTATGCCTTTTATAACCGTTAAAGAGGCCGTTACTTTAGACGGAAATTTGGGCTATAAAACCGATACAGAAAAAGTATATATCTCGTCGCCTAAATCTTTAGAATATACTCATTATATCAGGTTTATCAACGATGCCGTGATGATATCGGCAAAAACCCTAATAAAAGACGACCCTTCGTTAGACGTTAGAATAAATAAATCCGATATGAAAGAAAAATTTCTAAAAAAAAGATGGACTAAAATAGTTTTAGATTCTTATTTAAATACTCCTCCGAACTCAAAAATTTTTAAAAGTCACGGCGATGTTTTAATTTTTGCTTCAAATGATTACGATGAAGCAAAGGTGAAAAGAAAAAAGCAATTAGAAGAAAAAGGTGCAATTATAGCAGATGTATATTATAATATTAAAGAAGGTAAAAAATTATTAAACTTGGAATATGTGTTTAAAAAATGCGGTGAATTAAAAATAACCGGAATATTAGCAGAAGCCGGTCCGGAACTTTTTAGTTCGCTGATAAAAGAAAAATTTTGCGATAAATTAATTTTTAATGTTACTCCTTATATTTTAGGAAGAAAAAACGGGTTAGATTTGTTTGGACTGATAAATTTTGAATTTAACGAAAAAATTAATTTTTCAGATTTAACCGTAAAAAAAATTAAAGACGATGTATTTTTATCGTATTATCCCGAATTTGCTTAG